A single window of Acidimicrobiia bacterium DNA harbors:
- a CDS encoding S-layer homology domain-containing protein has protein sequence MTRQLTRLALALAIGLMVISADVASAAEPAPDAFSADSFWNTPVAPDATVHPNSDNIIDFLVADNDLDGCITLGGAADSSNWGMPTFVADSSDPETPVSTVKWDVPPEFAHLRIPIGATAADNSDGEMVVYDLVAGVVAQLSKAVYSSGTWTVSGGSVAYLDSNGLDGSLPQSDEPKNGGTFRGYPGSTAMVHYDDVAGGRLDNVVKIGVNTANARFVFPMIGSDGDTSNPDAPLQGMHIRIRPDVDLAGLGLTGQALTIARGLQEFGMIVADSTGGAVVLALEDTVAGGRGNLWKLNRESLCAITGAHLEVLADSGTPTSPSGFTDVAGHFFEPDITWLVEAGITKGCGSGRFCPDAPVSRGQMAAFLSRALNLETAPSAGFTDTVGHFFERDIDRLFAANVTRGCATGIFCPDRLMTRGEMAAFLVRGFGLPAAPPYPFTDTVGSYFSHDIDRLAASGITRGCTASTFCPNDHVTRGQMAAFLRRAKEG, from the coding sequence ATGACTCGTCAATTGACTCGCCTAGCTCTCGCCCTCGCTATCGGGCTAATGGTGATCTCCGCAGATGTTGCTTCTGCTGCCGAACCTGCGCCCGACGCATTCTCAGCCGACTCGTTCTGGAACACGCCGGTGGCCCCCGACGCAACGGTCCATCCCAATTCCGACAACATCATCGACTTCCTCGTGGCCGACAACGACCTCGACGGGTGCATCACCCTCGGAGGCGCGGCCGACAGCAGCAACTGGGGCATGCCGACCTTCGTGGCCGATTCGTCCGACCCCGAAACACCCGTGTCAACGGTCAAATGGGATGTACCACCGGAGTTCGCGCATCTGCGGATTCCAATCGGAGCAACAGCTGCGGACAACTCCGACGGGGAAATGGTCGTCTACGACCTGGTGGCCGGCGTGGTCGCTCAGCTCTCGAAGGCCGTGTATTCCTCCGGAACCTGGACGGTGAGTGGAGGCAGTGTTGCCTACCTCGACTCAAACGGCCTCGACGGATCACTCCCCCAATCGGATGAGCCGAAAAACGGCGGGACGTTCCGCGGATATCCGGGATCAACAGCCATGGTGCACTACGACGACGTGGCCGGCGGTCGCCTCGACAACGTCGTCAAGATCGGGGTCAACACCGCCAACGCGAGATTCGTGTTTCCGATGATCGGTAGCGATGGCGACACATCGAACCCGGACGCTCCACTGCAGGGAATGCACATTCGGATCCGTCCAGATGTGGATCTCGCCGGCCTGGGCCTCACAGGCCAGGCGTTGACCATCGCCAGGGGTCTTCAGGAATTCGGGATGATCGTCGCCGACAGCACAGGAGGAGCCGTAGTACTCGCGCTGGAAGATACGGTGGCCGGCGGACGGGGGAACCTCTGGAAACTCAACCGCGAGAGTCTGTGTGCCATCACCGGCGCCCACCTCGAGGTGCTTGCCGATTCCGGCACACCAACCTCTCCAAGTGGTTTCACGGATGTCGCCGGTCACTTCTTCGAACCCGACATCACCTGGCTCGTAGAGGCGGGCATCACCAAGGGATGCGGGTCCGGTCGTTTCTGCCCGGATGCGCCTGTCTCACGAGGTCAGATGGCTGCCTTCCTATCGCGAGCGCTCAACCTCGAGACGGCGCCGTCTGCGGGATTCACCGATACCGTCGGACACTTCTTCGAGCGTGACATTGATCGGTTGTTCGCGGCGAACGTGACCCGCGGCTGTGCCACAGGGATCTTCTGCCCCGACAGACTGATGACCCGGGGCGAGATGGCCGCGTTTCTGGTCCGGGGTTTTGGACTGCCGGCCGCCCCGCCGTATCCCTTCACCGATACCGTCGGAAGCTACTTCTCGCACGATATCGACCGGTTGGCGGCCTCGGGTATCACACGTGGGTGCACCGCATCGACCTTCTGTCCGAACGACCATGTGACCCGCGGTCAAATGGCAGCATTCCTGAGAAGGGCAAAAGAAGGCTGA
- a CDS encoding flippase has protein sequence MSNKQIGDAKTSVSETDDSESHSQVRGSSLLLSGQLVATAISYATQILIIRYLSKSDYGAFAYALSIVAVLQAAVQFGFDRGLSRYLPIYDEKSDTGSIIGAITFVGGMAAGFGSVAAVVFWTTRSLIEGALIEDPLAVSVLAILVVLAPVDALDNLLITILAAFRRTGAIFLRRYVVAPLLKFATVVLLIGTGSNVKFLAVGYATAGFIGLVVFASVLGRYLSLRRSKDPMSPIRFPIRELATFSLPLLTTDLVFMVFNASDSIMLEWFGSTVDVATLRAVQPTARLNQLVLSAFGVLYIPYIARLFARGEHDEVGRRYWQTVNWVVMLSLPVLSLCLLFPNELTGRLLGGDYADSAAVLGVLAVGYFIHAMFGFNGMTLNVYRKIGYLVGVNLAAVSVNVALNLALIPSMGPLGAAIGTTGSFLFHNIAKQYGLIRRVGLSRASSSTWRLYALVIGVATTSAVVGYGSGIPFWGRVGLWAAFGAIAILVGRKILRIDEAFPGLARIPLIRRIFR, from the coding sequence TTGAGCAACAAACAGATTGGAGACGCCAAAACCTCCGTCTCGGAAACAGATGATTCGGAGTCACACAGCCAGGTGCGCGGCTCGAGTTTGTTGTTATCAGGTCAGCTGGTCGCAACCGCCATCAGCTACGCCACGCAGATCCTCATTATTCGCTACTTGAGCAAGAGCGACTACGGCGCCTTCGCGTACGCCCTCTCAATCGTGGCCGTTCTGCAAGCGGCGGTCCAGTTTGGCTTCGACCGCGGCCTGTCGAGATACCTGCCGATCTACGACGAGAAGTCCGACACCGGTTCCATCATCGGAGCCATCACGTTCGTCGGCGGTATGGCCGCTGGGTTTGGCTCGGTGGCCGCGGTGGTTTTCTGGACTACCCGTTCGCTCATCGAAGGTGCCCTCATTGAGGACCCGCTGGCAGTGTCGGTTTTGGCGATACTGGTGGTGCTTGCGCCGGTGGATGCGCTCGACAACTTGCTCATCACCATCCTGGCCGCGTTCCGTCGGACCGGTGCGATCTTCCTTCGACGCTACGTCGTTGCCCCGTTGCTCAAATTCGCGACTGTCGTGCTGCTGATAGGCACGGGCAGCAACGTCAAGTTCCTCGCAGTCGGGTACGCGACCGCCGGCTTCATCGGACTGGTGGTCTTCGCTTCAGTGCTGGGTCGTTATCTCTCTTTACGTCGTTCGAAAGATCCGATGAGCCCCATTCGATTTCCGATCCGGGAGTTGGCGACGTTCTCGTTGCCCCTGTTGACCACTGATCTCGTATTCATGGTGTTCAACGCCTCGGACTCGATAATGCTGGAGTGGTTCGGGTCGACGGTCGACGTTGCGACCCTACGGGCTGTCCAACCAACCGCCCGCCTGAATCAACTCGTGTTGTCTGCGTTCGGTGTGCTCTACATCCCCTACATAGCCAGGCTCTTTGCGCGAGGAGAACACGACGAAGTTGGCAGACGGTACTGGCAAACCGTCAACTGGGTGGTGATGCTATCCCTACCCGTCTTGAGCCTTTGCCTGTTGTTTCCCAACGAGTTGACCGGCCGACTCCTGGGCGGTGACTATGCCGATTCGGCAGCGGTGCTGGGCGTGCTCGCCGTCGGGTACTTCATCCATGCGATGTTCGGGTTCAACGGAATGACTCTCAACGTGTACAGGAAGATCGGATACCTGGTCGGCGTGAACCTTGCGGCGGTATCGGTCAACGTAGCTCTCAATCTTGCGCTCATCCCATCGATGGGACCTCTGGGAGCTGCGATCGGGACCACTGGGTCCTTCCTCTTTCACAATATCGCCAAACAGTACGGACTGATTCGAAGAGTGGGGCTCTCACGGGCTAGTTCCTCGACCTGGCGGCTATACGCATTGGTGATTGGCGTCGCAACAACTTCGGCGGTCGTCGGCTACGGAAGCGGGATTCCATTCTGGGGTCGAGTCGGCCTTTGGGCTGCTTTCGGCGCAATTGCCATTCTTGTAGGACGTAAGATCCTTCGAATCGATGAAGCCTTCCCCGGTCTGGCCAGGATTCCGTTGATCCGCCGCATCTTCCGATGA
- a CDS encoding aminoglycoside phosphotransferase family protein translates to MMVLEETRRLVMAPSSNLPQTENGSWLFLLAGLDHVVCLGLPPRAVISLLRATAKRVTILPEGSEVTEGDHAAAFVVASDDEAWVDEASRGYKSSIEAGASVVQLAGSARALEGGRWIVLEITSPPDSVWVRRLKRLVQLAQSRVAAIARGQIAPSARRHPSDVAFIRVPSETRTEPDPAALSIGSRSLELPSFVREIAAAAGYDFADREWSFGPPRGFSSQKVVFVIEGTDATPEIVVKLTQESRFNRRLQAEAGSLHRWASETVSFATPRVVFEGLHDDRLVLGQTAVSGRPFRAVAEPDPAGRIAGAGYRAIIDLSTNSVQPTAAGESATALSSLTADFGKAFRPPDSTAAAISATADRLGALELPAVFMHGDLGVWNLLVDPDGRIGILDWENGDPRGMPLWDLFVYSRTLGVFLADARGVRYSPAVFARQFLKDSALRRSMFEWIREYRRYVEIPVRAVDDLFIMCLVQQAVREAASLEDPAWLASHGTRYLASALARPLGFEG, encoded by the coding sequence ATGATGGTGCTCGAGGAGACTCGACGGCTAGTCATGGCCCCGTCGTCCAACCTTCCCCAAACCGAAAACGGCTCATGGTTGTTTCTGTTGGCCGGCCTCGACCATGTGGTCTGCCTGGGCCTCCCGCCTCGAGCTGTAATCAGCCTGCTGCGCGCCACGGCCAAACGGGTGACGATCCTCCCGGAGGGATCCGAAGTCACCGAAGGCGATCATGCTGCAGCCTTCGTGGTAGCCAGCGACGATGAGGCCTGGGTGGATGAGGCTTCACGCGGCTACAAGTCCTCGATCGAGGCAGGTGCCAGCGTCGTGCAGCTCGCCGGCAGCGCCCGGGCGTTAGAGGGCGGCCGATGGATCGTGCTCGAAATCACATCCCCTCCTGATTCGGTTTGGGTGCGGCGCCTCAAACGACTCGTCCAACTGGCCCAATCCCGTGTCGCTGCCATCGCCCGGGGTCAAATCGCTCCTTCCGCTCGTCGCCACCCTTCAGATGTTGCCTTCATACGTGTCCCATCAGAAACCCGAACGGAACCCGACCCGGCAGCCCTCTCAATAGGAAGTCGGTCCCTCGAGCTTCCATCGTTCGTTCGGGAAATAGCTGCTGCTGCGGGCTACGACTTTGCAGATCGTGAGTGGTCGTTTGGGCCGCCCCGTGGTTTCTCCTCGCAGAAGGTGGTATTCGTGATCGAGGGCACCGACGCAACCCCGGAGATCGTGGTCAAACTCACTCAGGAATCCCGCTTCAATCGACGATTGCAAGCCGAAGCCGGTTCCCTGCATCGCTGGGCATCGGAAACTGTCTCTTTCGCCACGCCTCGCGTGGTTTTCGAGGGCCTGCACGATGATCGTCTCGTTCTCGGGCAGACCGCTGTCTCTGGCCGGCCCTTCCGAGCGGTCGCAGAGCCCGATCCGGCCGGTCGCATCGCCGGTGCCGGATACCGGGCGATCATCGATCTCTCGACGAATTCGGTCCAGCCGACCGCGGCCGGTGAAAGCGCGACGGCTCTGTCGTCACTCACCGCCGACTTCGGGAAAGCCTTCCGGCCTCCGGATTCGACGGCTGCCGCGATCAGCGCGACCGCCGACCGGCTCGGAGCGCTCGAGCTTCCGGCTGTGTTCATGCACGGCGATCTCGGCGTGTGGAACTTGCTGGTCGACCCGGATGGCAGGATCGGCATTCTGGATTGGGAAAACGGCGACCCTCGCGGGATGCCGTTGTGGGATCTATTCGTGTATTCCCGCACTCTGGGCGTATTCCTGGCCGATGCGCGGGGCGTTAGATACTCGCCAGCGGTATTCGCCAGACAGTTCCTCAAAGATTCGGCGCTGCGCCGGTCCATGTTCGAGTGGATTCGAGAGTATCGTCGATATGTGGAAATTCCGGTACGTGCGGTCGACGACCTCTTCATCATGTGCTTGGTGCAGCAGGCAGTTCGGGAAGCGGCGAGTTTGGAAGATCCGGCATGGTTGGCATCTCACGGCACGCGATACCTGGCCTCTGCCCTGGCCCGCCCACTTGGATTCGAAGGCTAG
- a CDS encoding O-antigen ligase family protein, whose amino-acid sequence MSPIVVLTLLTASLPAIVAVAVWMWRRPIRFLAAYFAVLPVGSAVSLPLGLPSSFSTVSSLLGLLVIAVYFRRWKRERPPLRIPSLSVPVWAIYLALAAASTAWSIRSSATINGLLVLISLIGLFFVVVVTPITSQELGYLRAWIATGAALTGLYGIVLAATGNLQKTGAGLARFMVTGAGGGDRGDPNITAAAFLVPISIALWEGLNPDRSRKSRGWYLTAAALAGSAVLLTASRGGLLSLGVVSVVTILSRKRGILSLVLLGLMVLPTMLLIPSTFQERADNTGTSGRTEIWRLAIDSCPQYCPTGSGYGTFADVHEAAILVSEDATGTKLRYQAHSIWLEALIELGVLGFALLIVAFAITMNDLIHVNIAERGGALAGLIGLLVANTFLSTLTFKYFWLGLIYALLVVGSAADKTSISPLHPAGHSAR is encoded by the coding sequence ATGAGCCCGATTGTCGTTCTGACCCTGCTAACTGCATCGTTGCCGGCGATCGTCGCAGTCGCCGTTTGGATGTGGCGGCGACCGATTCGCTTCCTCGCCGCCTATTTTGCGGTCTTGCCGGTTGGTTCGGCAGTTTCGTTGCCGCTGGGTTTGCCCTCGTCGTTCTCCACGGTGTCGTCGTTACTCGGTCTTCTTGTCATAGCTGTGTACTTTCGGAGATGGAAACGCGAGCGACCGCCACTGCGGATTCCGTCGCTTAGCGTGCCGGTATGGGCGATCTACCTGGCCCTCGCCGCCGCCAGCACTGCATGGTCCATCAGGAGTAGCGCCACAATCAACGGATTGCTGGTCCTGATCAGCCTGATCGGCCTCTTCTTCGTGGTTGTCGTGACACCGATCACGAGCCAGGAGTTGGGTTACCTCAGAGCCTGGATCGCCACCGGGGCAGCCCTAACTGGTCTCTATGGGATTGTCCTCGCCGCGACCGGAAATCTGCAGAAGACCGGCGCCGGCCTGGCCCGTTTCATGGTTACCGGCGCAGGAGGTGGCGACCGTGGTGACCCGAACATAACCGCCGCAGCATTCCTGGTACCGATTTCCATCGCGTTGTGGGAAGGCCTCAATCCGGATCGGTCTCGAAAAAGCCGTGGGTGGTACCTCACGGCGGCTGCACTGGCCGGATCAGCGGTGCTGTTGACGGCGTCGAGAGGCGGGCTCCTCTCGCTGGGGGTCGTCTCGGTTGTGACCATCCTCTCGAGAAAGAGAGGAATATTGTCGCTCGTACTGCTCGGCCTGATGGTGCTTCCGACGATGCTCCTGATCCCCTCCACCTTCCAGGAACGGGCGGACAATACGGGGACGAGCGGTCGGACCGAGATCTGGCGTCTTGCCATCGACAGCTGCCCGCAATATTGCCCGACCGGCAGCGGATACGGAACGTTTGCCGATGTGCACGAGGCGGCGATCCTCGTATCAGAAGATGCCACGGGAACGAAACTACGGTATCAGGCCCACTCGATCTGGCTCGAAGCTTTGATCGAGCTCGGAGTCCTCGGGTTTGCCCTCCTGATCGTGGCATTCGCCATTACGATGAATGACCTGATCCATGTGAACATTGCCGAGCGCGGAGGCGCGCTGGCAGGTCTAATCGGCTTACTGGTGGCGAATACGTTTCTCTCAACCCTGACCTTCAAGTACTTCTGGCTGGGTCTGATCTACGCTCTCCTGGTGGTCGGCTCCGCGGCCGACAAGACTTCAATCAGCCCTCTTCACCCAGCAGGTCACTCGGCGCGGTGA